Proteins encoded by one window of Halobacteriovorax sp. GB3:
- a CDS encoding tyrosine-type recombinase/integrase — MNERISLNKKNQQWFENYLHACKRQNKSEHTIKNYEADLRKFILWFEFQTNKTIDAVDQDDIMEYKNFLTHGGTITKTLSLKEKMALFLVNFCRLLLLKKTKKQKIQIIEQRPLAISSQKRHLSSLKNFYEFLNQAYSHKEKRFKEIPIRPKIHGLKLKEADVKNTRMLYVEEWVALRESAWRVREKLAISLLYFGGLRISELCSLKFSDFDEKNKCITVIRKGGYRHDLYLMKFNEIYKLLLAHEKKTLGEYLFSGNSLRPLSTRAMYRQLMNLFKKAGLTSELGPHSFRKACATNLYRRTKDLLLVRDYLNHNDAKVTQTYIDKKLIQRDLKNARLH; from the coding sequence ATGAACGAAAGAATTTCTCTTAATAAAAAAAATCAGCAGTGGTTTGAAAATTATCTACACGCTTGTAAAAGACAGAATAAATCTGAGCACACCATCAAAAATTACGAAGCTGATCTTAGAAAATTTATTTTGTGGTTTGAGTTTCAAACTAATAAAACGATCGATGCCGTTGATCAGGATGACATCATGGAGTACAAGAATTTCCTCACTCATGGTGGCACAATTACAAAAACTCTTTCACTAAAAGAAAAAATGGCTCTCTTTTTAGTCAATTTTTGTCGCCTTCTCTTACTCAAAAAGACTAAAAAGCAAAAAATTCAAATTATCGAGCAGCGTCCCTTGGCCATAAGTTCACAAAAAAGACACTTATCAAGCCTTAAAAATTTCTATGAATTTCTCAATCAGGCCTATTCACACAAAGAAAAGCGCTTTAAAGAGATTCCCATAAGACCAAAGATACATGGGCTTAAGTTAAAAGAGGCCGATGTAAAAAACACGCGCATGCTCTATGTAGAAGAGTGGGTGGCACTTCGAGAGTCGGCCTGGCGAGTGAGAGAAAAACTGGCCATTTCGCTTCTCTACTTTGGAGGGCTTCGTATTAGTGAACTTTGTTCGTTAAAATTTAGTGATTTCGATGAAAAGAATAAGTGCATCACAGTTATCAGAAAAGGAGGGTATCGACACGATCTCTACTTGATGAAATTCAATGAGATTTACAAACTTCTTTTGGCCCATGAAAAAAAGACTCTGGGTGAATATCTTTTTAGTGGAAACTCCCTTCGTCCCCTTAGTACCAGGGCCATGTATCGCCAATTGATGAATCTTTTTAAAAAGGCTGGACTAACAAGTGAGCTTGGACCACATAGTTTTAGAAAGGCCTGTGCAACAAATCTCTATCGTCGAACAAAGGATCTTCTCTTAGTACGAGACTATCTCAATCATAATGATGCCAAGGTTACTCAGACTTATATTGATAAAAAACTCATTCAAAGAGATTTAAAAAATGCTCGGCTTCATTAA
- a CDS encoding 1-acylglycerol-3-phosphate O-acyltransferase has product MIYLIRIFFIAILTVLFGILGLLIGLVRPKNPKNTWLIARFYSLGLIILNIKLELRNKEGFNQNGPTVYISNHQHNLDVFPLGRIVPKNTVSVGKKEILWIPFFGLAYWLAGNVLINRGNRSKAWATMDSAVEALKANKTSLWIMPEGTRSKGRGVQRFKKGAFYTAIKAQVPIVPVAISSYHTNLNLTKFKSGKIVAKVLDPISTKGLTHDDITELSVKCQEIIAKEVELLDRELQA; this is encoded by the coding sequence ATGATCTATTTAATTCGAATCTTCTTTATTGCAATACTTACCGTTCTTTTTGGAATCCTAGGACTCCTCATTGGTTTGGTTCGCCCTAAAAACCCAAAAAACACATGGCTGATTGCTAGGTTCTATTCTCTGGGACTCATCATTCTCAATATTAAACTAGAATTACGAAATAAAGAAGGCTTCAATCAAAATGGGCCAACTGTTTATATTTCTAACCATCAACACAACCTCGATGTTTTTCCTCTAGGACGTATTGTTCCTAAAAACACAGTGAGCGTTGGAAAAAAGGAAATTCTTTGGATTCCTTTTTTCGGTCTGGCCTATTGGCTTGCAGGAAATGTTCTCATCAATAGAGGGAATCGTTCCAAGGCCTGGGCAACGATGGACAGTGCCGTTGAAGCTCTTAAGGCCAATAAGACTTCTCTTTGGATAATGCCAGAGGGAACTCGATCAAAAGGTCGCGGTGTTCAGCGTTTTAAAAAGGGTGCCTTTTACACAGCGATAAAGGCCCAAGTGCCCATCGTTCCAGTGGCCATTAGCTCATACCATACAAATTTAAATTTAACGAAATTTAAAAGTGGAAAGATCGTCGCAAAAGTTCTCGATCCCATATCGACTAAAGGACTTACACACGATGATATCACAGAACTTTCCGTAAAGTGCCAAGAGATCATCGCCAAAGAAGTCGAACTTCTAGATCGCGAGCTTCAGGCCTAG
- a CDS encoding response regulator — translation MANKVNIVFIDDEEDILDLVDIYLSRITNLKMHYFTTMDQAEQLILNESDQLSLVVCDIGFCDDEELCSDGIDFLRRIRSHGSNVPWAFCSGYSNKKEELLSDSDLNVTSFLEKPFSKKELLEFIYRHVSK, via the coding sequence ATGGCAAATAAAGTAAATATCGTATTTATAGATGATGAAGAAGATATCCTCGATCTTGTGGATATTTATTTGAGCCGTATTACCAATTTAAAGATGCACTACTTTACAACGATGGATCAGGCCGAGCAGTTGATTCTCAATGAGTCTGATCAATTAAGTTTAGTGGTATGCGATATTGGCTTTTGTGATGACGAAGAGCTTTGTAGTGATGGAATCGACTTTTTACGACGTATAAGGTCGCACGGCTCTAATGTTCCTTGGGCCTTTTGCTCAGGCTATTCCAATAAAAAAGAGGAGCTTTTAAGCGATTCTGATCTCAATGTGACCTCATTTTTAGAAAAGCCTTTTTCTAAAAAAGAACTCCTAGAATTTATTTACCGACACGTTTCTAAATAA
- a CDS encoding penicillin acylase family protein encodes MKIKKTFSLNRLGNEILFERNQETGLVHIEALTQNDFSYGLGYLHAHERFVQMEMLRIISKGELSERFKDNDETFSIDCFMRQLGLSHEAKKEVSKLSHDELEYLNDYCEGVNYFQETNRRPLEFILIGHNPKKWEPEDTLSTIKVMSYVGLAQTQQDIEKLIIELVKENADLEKLKSIFSPHLDELDQSKVSLIKKLRIKERTLPKEIRLLKALPKIMASNNWVISGELSSSNSPIQCNDPHLECNRLPAIWYEFSANVKELESFCGISMPGVPGLIMGRTEHLSFGFTYGFMDMIDYFIEEVRSNTYRSEDAFIPFKMRREMIKRKSHHDVEFFIRQTDNGVLECDGTNPILSKGHYLSYAWSCYKDGAADSLRAIKNLLTCKTVEDFQNVASKVTISCNWLVADNMGNIGYQQSGRLPVRKGSGLCVSLGYKKEEQWQGIHEANRLSRFTNPFEKMIVTANNYIHSEGAARAINMPMGDYRKRRIEELLEQMKPLDSKKMQIIQNDLVSIQAREFIDIIKEENIHLEDENFKNLLLWDLRYNKESKEAVFFEKFYSLLLEGVFTESFLTEESFQYLKTECSLFVDYYKNFDDLIFNENPLWFENKSRKEFFLNALQMTVEYFKENELLPWGQVNKLKMTNIFFDGALPEFLGFDSKEIQIEGNRATIVQGAVYRAHGRQSSFCPSYRMISDLSTKEMQTVLAGGVSGSRFSKYYQSDVEMWLSGKYKTLTLK; translated from the coding sequence ATGAAAATCAAAAAAACCTTTAGTTTGAATCGACTGGGAAATGAAATTCTCTTTGAGAGAAATCAAGAAACAGGCCTAGTCCACATTGAAGCTTTAACACAGAATGATTTCTCATACGGCCTTGGCTATTTGCATGCTCATGAGCGATTTGTTCAAATGGAAATGCTTCGTATTATCAGCAAGGGAGAACTTAGCGAACGCTTTAAAGATAACGATGAAACTTTTTCGATTGATTGCTTTATGCGACAACTTGGTCTTTCCCACGAAGCAAAAAAAGAAGTCTCAAAACTCTCTCATGACGAACTTGAGTACCTCAATGACTATTGTGAAGGGGTTAATTACTTTCAAGAAACAAATAGACGCCCTCTAGAGTTTATTCTCATTGGTCACAATCCTAAAAAATGGGAGCCTGAAGATACTCTTTCTACCATCAAAGTGATGTCTTATGTAGGCCTTGCACAAACACAACAAGATATTGAAAAACTCATCATAGAACTCGTGAAAGAAAATGCTGATTTAGAAAAATTAAAATCCATTTTCTCTCCTCATCTCGATGAGCTTGATCAAAGTAAGGTCAGCCTTATAAAGAAGCTAAGAATAAAAGAGAGAACTCTTCCTAAAGAGATTCGCCTTTTAAAGGCCCTTCCAAAAATAATGGCCTCGAATAACTGGGTCATTTCAGGGGAACTTTCAAGCTCAAACTCTCCTATTCAATGTAATGATCCACATCTTGAGTGTAATCGCCTTCCAGCTATTTGGTATGAATTTTCGGCCAATGTAAAAGAGCTTGAGAGTTTTTGCGGAATTAGCATGCCAGGGGTTCCAGGGCTTATCATGGGAAGAACAGAGCATCTTAGTTTTGGCTTCACCTATGGCTTTATGGATATGATTGACTATTTCATTGAAGAAGTTCGCTCCAATACTTATCGCAGTGAAGATGCTTTTATTCCCTTCAAGATGAGACGAGAAATGATTAAAAGAAAATCGCATCACGATGTTGAGTTCTTTATCCGTCAAACTGACAATGGCGTATTAGAGTGTGATGGTACAAACCCTATTTTATCAAAAGGTCACTACCTCTCCTATGCATGGAGTTGTTATAAAGATGGTGCCGCCGATTCTCTGCGTGCCATTAAAAATCTCCTTACTTGTAAAACAGTCGAAGACTTTCAAAACGTTGCCTCTAAAGTGACCATCTCCTGCAATTGGCTAGTCGCGGACAATATGGGTAATATCGGTTATCAGCAATCAGGAAGACTTCCTGTGCGAAAAGGTTCAGGTCTTTGCGTCAGTCTTGGATACAAAAAGGAAGAACAGTGGCAAGGAATCCACGAAGCTAACAGACTCTCTCGTTTTACAAATCCATTCGAGAAAATGATCGTAACAGCTAATAACTATATTCACTCTGAAGGGGCCGCTCGCGCCATCAATATGCCTATGGGTGATTATAGAAAGAGGCGAATCGAAGAGCTTTTAGAGCAAATGAAACCGCTAGATAGTAAAAAGATGCAAATCATTCAAAATGATCTGGTTTCCATTCAGGCCCGAGAATTTATCGATATTATTAAAGAAGAAAATATTCATCTAGAAGATGAGAATTTTAAAAATCTCCTCCTTTGGGATTTACGCTATAACAAAGAATCTAAAGAAGCTGTTTTCTTTGAAAAGTTTTATTCACTCCTTCTTGAAGGTGTTTTTACAGAGTCTTTTTTAACAGAAGAGTCATTTCAATATTTAAAAACTGAATGTTCTCTGTTTGTCGATTACTACAAGAATTTTGATGATTTAATTTTTAACGAGAATCCTTTGTGGTTTGAGAACAAGTCGAGAAAGGAATTTTTCTTAAACGCGCTTCAAATGACAGTCGAATATTTTAAAGAGAATGAACTTCTCCCTTGGGGTCAAGTGAATAAATTAAAAATGACCAATATCTTTTTTGATGGAGCTCTTCCCGAGTTTTTAGGCTTTGACTCTAAGGAAATCCAAATCGAAGGAAACCGAGCAACAATCGTACAAGGAGCCGTCTATCGCGCTCACGGTCGACAATCAAGTTTTTGCCCGAGCTATCGTATGATTAGTGACCTTAGTACAAAAGAAATGCAAACCGTTCTAGCGGGCGGAGTTAGTGGTAGTCGTTTTTCGAAGTATTATCAAAGCGATGTTGAGATGTGGCTTAGTGGAAAATACAAAACATTAACTTTAAAATAG
- a CDS encoding YiiX/YebB-like N1pC/P60 family cysteine hydrolase has product MKRNLAFVTLVTLTLTSCSTHQDFSWRGPASVHKNKLFEILDEVQVTLSRDMGARECHDSIEYYWKKLYELDSKTVALQSMSPEDMDEYIRSSFYIRLGIKERLKDLERETSDDKKCLVSIKRAFMALRYVEDYLIEYSYQNEHKSDDHFVTLTGDGGHFLVNPKYSGFKSWQDLNGGDVLLSRGNAFSSAAIARIGQTDTQFSHLSLVHKEKDKIFTSEAHIEIGNVVAPIDVHLEQKNARTVVFRHSDKKLSELAGKITFNHVKKAQVAGSNIEYDFGMDYKDESRLFCSEVVYFGYKHASKKLGMEEVDIPEYKTRFNKGLVPFLRDLGIKVTKESVSSFDTFGPGDIQFDSRFDIVSEWRNPKKLRDSRFKDAILTKLFLWMEDENYRFHPTVGTKLMSRFSTLARKSDTMVKILKWKYLLNRDISKEFPKNMTAKQMRLFLVLDEVGEYFYKELDQKEKANKAPLSLGEMFDFLDSLKEKDYKAWKKYHKKRILGGFIAPAKPKFHNVFHP; this is encoded by the coding sequence ATGAAAAGAAATCTAGCTTTTGTCACCCTCGTTACTCTAACTTTGACATCGTGCTCTACGCATCAAGATTTTTCATGGCGTGGGCCTGCCAGTGTTCATAAGAATAAATTATTTGAAATTCTCGATGAAGTTCAAGTGACTCTTAGTAGAGATATGGGAGCTCGTGAGTGTCACGACTCAATTGAATATTACTGGAAGAAACTTTATGAGTTAGATTCAAAAACGGTTGCACTACAGTCAATGAGTCCAGAGGATATGGATGAGTACATACGCTCTTCTTTCTATATACGACTTGGAATCAAGGAGAGACTCAAGGATCTAGAGCGAGAGACTAGTGATGATAAGAAATGTTTAGTTTCTATTAAAAGGGCCTTCATGGCCTTGCGTTACGTTGAAGATTATTTAATTGAATATAGTTATCAAAATGAGCACAAATCTGATGATCACTTTGTTACTTTAACTGGTGATGGAGGCCATTTTCTTGTCAATCCTAAGTACTCTGGATTCAAAAGCTGGCAGGATTTAAATGGTGGAGATGTTCTTCTTTCAAGAGGGAACGCTTTTTCTTCTGCGGCCATTGCTCGTATTGGTCAGACTGATACTCAGTTTTCTCATTTAAGTCTTGTCCACAAAGAGAAAGATAAAATTTTTACATCTGAGGCGCATATTGAGATTGGAAACGTTGTCGCGCCAATTGATGTCCACTTAGAACAAAAGAACGCAAGAACAGTTGTCTTTAGGCATAGCGATAAAAAGCTTTCAGAGTTAGCGGGAAAAATAACTTTTAACCACGTTAAGAAGGCCCAAGTTGCTGGTAGCAATATCGAGTACGACTTTGGAATGGATTATAAAGATGAGTCGAGACTATTTTGTTCTGAGGTTGTTTACTTTGGTTATAAGCACGCTTCAAAAAAACTTGGAATGGAAGAAGTTGATATCCCTGAATATAAGACTCGCTTTAACAAAGGACTTGTTCCTTTTTTACGAGATTTAGGAATTAAAGTAACCAAAGAGAGTGTTTCATCGTTTGATACGTTTGGACCAGGAGACATTCAATTTGATTCGCGCTTTGATATCGTCTCTGAATGGAGAAACCCAAAGAAACTTAGAGATTCACGCTTTAAAGACGCCATTTTAACAAAACTCTTTCTTTGGATGGAAGATGAGAATTATCGCTTTCACCCAACCGTTGGAACGAAACTTATGTCTCGCTTTTCAACTCTTGCAAGAAAGAGTGATACAATGGTTAAGATTTTGAAGTGGAAATATCTATTAAATAGAGACATCTCGAAGGAATTTCCAAAAAATATGACGGCCAAACAAATGAGACTCTTTCTCGTTCTAGATGAAGTTGGAGAATATTTTTACAAAGAGTTAGATCAGAAAGAAAAGGCCAATAAGGCGCCTTTAAGTCTAGGTGAGATGTTTGATTTCTTAGATTCGCTTAAAGAGAAAGATTACAAGGCCTGGAAGAAGTATCATAAGAAGAGAATTCTTGGAGGCTTCATCGCACCAGCAAAACCTAAGTTTCACAATGTTTTTCATCCATAA
- a CDS encoding class I SAM-dependent methyltransferase, with protein MNKKTDFPYLHGFNQKEQDRLRMQSRFTEYSVYQGINFSGVEKLLEVGCGVGAQTEILLRRFPDLHVTGIDRSTAQLQTATDYLNTLPYAKDRFDLLQMDATNLNFAQSQFDGAFLCWVLEHIPDPAKVLSEVRRVLRPGSRVYITEVLNSSFFLEPYSPNVWKYWMAFNDYQYDMKGDPFIGAKLGNILLQQGFRDIKVETKTWHLDNRRPQKRKEYIDFWHELLLSAADQLLEKEYVDEQTVEKAKDELQQVANDPNAVFYYSYIQAKATVY; from the coding sequence ATGAATAAAAAGACGGACTTTCCTTACTTGCATGGCTTTAATCAAAAAGAACAAGATCGACTTCGAATGCAGTCACGTTTTACAGAGTATTCTGTCTATCAAGGAATTAATTTTTCTGGCGTTGAAAAATTACTTGAAGTTGGATGTGGGGTTGGTGCCCAAACGGAAATTCTTCTTAGAAGATTTCCCGATCTTCATGTAACAGGAATTGATCGTTCAACGGCACAACTTCAAACGGCCACGGATTATTTAAACACCTTGCCTTATGCAAAGGATCGTTTTGATCTTCTTCAAATGGATGCAACCAATCTTAATTTTGCGCAGTCTCAATTTGATGGCGCTTTTCTTTGTTGGGTCCTCGAACATATTCCTGATCCTGCAAAAGTCCTCTCAGAAGTTAGAAGAGTTCTTCGCCCAGGGAGTCGTGTTTATATTACGGAGGTTCTCAATTCATCGTTTTTTCTAGAGCCTTATAGTCCGAATGTTTGGAAGTATTGGATGGCCTTTAACGACTATCAATACGACATGAAAGGTGATCCTTTTATTGGCGCAAAGCTAGGAAATATTCTTTTACAGCAAGGCTTTAGAGATATTAAAGTTGAAACTAAGACGTGGCACTTAGATAATAGGCGCCCACAAAAGAGAAAAGAGTATATCGATTTTTGGCACGAACTTCTTCTTTCTGCCGCAGATCAATTACTTGAAAAAGAATATGTTGATGAGCAGACAGTAGAAAAGGCCAAAGATGAGTTACAGCAAGTGGCCAATGATCCAAATGCTGTGTTCTATTATTCATACATTCAAGCAAAAGCTACAGTTTATTAA
- a CDS encoding Maf family protein yields MPKIILGSSSAFRKAQLETLNLEFECFSPDIDEDAIKDQGLTPREVSIELSKQKALKVKEKYPNDIIIAGDQVLNFKGEIFNKPLTKEKAIDHLLKLQGQTHELITSVTIVLNEQIIEHTIVATMKMRELTREQIEAYVTKDEPLWSCGAYKLETMGIALFESIDCNDHSSIIGLPLLSVSSSLMKLGVKIL; encoded by the coding sequence ATGCCAAAAATTATCTTAGGGAGTTCCTCGGCCTTTAGGAAAGCTCAACTTGAAACGCTCAACCTTGAGTTTGAATGCTTTTCTCCTGATATCGATGAAGATGCCATCAAAGACCAAGGGCTAACTCCAAGAGAAGTTTCAATTGAACTATCAAAGCAAAAAGCTCTCAAAGTAAAAGAGAAATATCCAAACGATATCATTATTGCCGGCGATCAAGTCTTAAACTTTAAAGGTGAAATATTTAACAAACCTTTAACAAAAGAAAAAGCTATCGATCATCTCTTAAAGCTTCAAGGTCAAACACACGAGCTCATTACAAGTGTCACTATTGTTTTAAATGAACAAATAATCGAACACACAATTGTTGCGACAATGAAGATGAGAGAGTTAACAAGAGAACAAATTGAGGCCTATGTTACTAAGGATGAGCCACTATGGAGTTGTGGAGCCTATAAATTGGAGACAATGGGAATTGCTCTCTTTGAGAGCATTGATTGTAATGATCACTCTTCAATTATTGGCCTGCCTCTTTTGAGTGTCTCAAGTTCACTCATGAAATTAGGTGTAAAGATCTTATAA
- a CDS encoding response regulator has protein sequence MEKHLIVIGHSNEDCVAIGKEFDGYECHFYKASTIEDVFSFIHSKVIDMIICDYNCAYEFHFDLARLLHEKSYDIPVVFYNAKKLYENHGTFSIEGKPICQFSDVSNVISKAFVNNLKAHEKLINPTIIYADDSDDNHLLMEVTLKDLGPNIVHSFTGKDALEDYKELLGQGSPIDIIILDLDMGELNGLETCRAMREYEKDNGLSPRPIVALSGVEKERFYHMCGPQDGFDAYIYKPHMREEILSTIKDWA, from the coding sequence ATGGAAAAGCATCTTATTGTCATTGGTCATAGTAATGAAGATTGTGTGGCCATAGGAAAAGAATTTGATGGATATGAATGTCATTTCTATAAGGCCTCTACAATTGAGGATGTTTTCTCATTTATCCATTCTAAAGTCATCGATATGATTATTTGTGATTACAACTGTGCCTATGAGTTTCATTTTGATTTAGCGCGATTGCTTCATGAGAAAAGTTACGACATTCCGGTCGTCTTTTATAATGCAAAGAAACTCTATGAAAATCATGGGACTTTTTCAATTGAAGGAAAACCCATTTGCCAATTTAGCGATGTTAGTAATGTTATCTCTAAGGCCTTTGTTAACAATTTAAAGGCCCACGAAAAGCTAATTAATCCAACGATTATTTATGCAGATGATTCCGATGACAACCATCTTCTCATGGAAGTGACTCTTAAAGACCTTGGGCCCAATATCGTTCATTCGTTTACCGGCAAGGATGCACTTGAAGATTATAAAGAGTTGTTAGGTCAAGGAAGTCCTATTGATATCATTATTCTTGATTTGGATATGGGTGAGCTTAATGGATTGGAAACCTGTCGGGCGATGAGAGAATATGAAAAGGATAACGGTTTATCTCCAAGGCCTATTGTCGCTTTAAGCGGGGTTGAAAAAGAGAGATTTTATCATATGTGTGGACCACAAGATGGCTTTGATGCTTATATTTATAAGCCCCATATGCGTGAAGAGATTCTCTCGACAATTAAAGACTGGGCCTAG
- a CDS encoding thymidylate synthase — protein sequence MKQYLDLLKDVSENGNDRGDRTGVGTRSVFGRQMRFDLSQGFPLVTTKKVHLRSIIQELLWFLKGSTDNNWLTERKVSIWNEWALENGDLGPIYGKQWRSWAGPNGEVVDQVTNLIEQIKTKPNSRRLIISAWNPIDLPDETISPQENVENGKMALAPCHCLFQFFVADGKLSCQLYQRSADLFLGVPFNIASYSLLTHMIAQQCDLEVGDFVHTFGDCHLYQNHLTDEIVYEQLKREPRALPKLVIKRKPDSIFDYELEDFEFVGYEPHPTIKAPIAI from the coding sequence ATGAAACAATATTTAGACTTACTCAAGGACGTTAGTGAGAATGGTAACGATCGTGGAGATCGCACAGGGGTTGGAACGCGCTCTGTTTTTGGAAGACAAATGCGCTTTGATCTATCGCAGGGGTTTCCTCTTGTGACGACGAAAAAAGTTCACCTTCGAAGCATCATCCAAGAACTCCTTTGGTTTTTAAAAGGAAGCACGGATAATAATTGGCTCACAGAGAGAAAGGTTTCTATTTGGAATGAATGGGCCCTTGAAAATGGTGACCTCGGTCCAATTTATGGAAAGCAATGGCGCTCTTGGGCCGGTCCTAACGGTGAAGTTGTTGATCAGGTCACAAACCTTATCGAACAAATTAAAACAAAACCAAACTCACGCCGATTAATCATCTCTGCGTGGAATCCAATTGATCTTCCTGATGAAACAATTTCCCCGCAGGAAAATGTTGAGAATGGTAAAATGGCCTTGGCCCCTTGTCATTGTCTTTTTCAATTCTTCGTGGCCGATGGAAAACTTTCTTGTCAGCTCTACCAAAGAAGTGCGGATCTCTTTTTAGGGGTTCCTTTTAATATTGCCTCTTACTCTCTTCTAACTCATATGATCGCCCAGCAATGTGATCTTGAAGTTGGAGACTTCGTTCATACTTTTGGCGATTGTCACTTATATCAAAATCACTTAACGGATGAGATTGTATACGAACAATTAAAAAGAGAACCACGTGCTCTTCCAAAGCTTGTGATCAAGAGAAAACCAGATAGCATTTTTGACTACGAATTAGAAGATTTTGAATTTGTAGGCTACGAACCACACCCAACGATTAAGGCGCCAATAGCAATATGA
- a CDS encoding class I SAM-dependent methyltransferase translates to MNREVLRKLANRLNAFRYSLYAPLYPLTRYFFKKARSRSLSTLNELINNSNPSKKVLIVGCGDGQDLEFLRYDHHIYLTDFSRVMLDKATTRAKGYGFSHIHAKTMSADDLQFENDSFDVVILNLIITVVSDHEAVVREARRVLKSGGLISVFDKSIDSRRPGLFISIINFFTTLVATSINVYLDGIFKKFNLEILDKRNLLLGGLFKSYLLKKS, encoded by the coding sequence ATGAACAGAGAAGTTTTGCGAAAATTAGCTAATAGACTTAATGCATTCCGCTATAGTCTCTATGCTCCTCTATACCCTCTAACAAGATATTTCTTTAAAAAGGCCAGAAGTCGCTCTCTAAGCACATTAAATGAGCTGATCAACAATTCAAACCCTTCTAAAAAGGTCCTAATCGTCGGTTGTGGGGATGGTCAGGATTTGGAGTTTTTAAGATATGATCACCATATCTATTTAACTGACTTTTCAAGGGTCATGCTCGATAAGGCTACGACGAGGGCCAAAGGTTATGGATTTTCTCATATCCATGCAAAAACCATGAGTGCTGATGATCTTCAATTTGAAAATGATAGCTTCGATGTTGTGATTTTAAATCTCATTATTACTGTTGTCTCTGATCACGAAGCGGTCGTAAGAGAAGCTCGTCGAGTACTTAAAAGCGGTGGACTCATTAGCGTTTTTGATAAATCAATTGACTCTAGAAGACCTGGTCTTTTTATTTCTATCATTAATTTCTTCACAACACTCGTTGCCACCTCGATTAACGTTTATCTCGATGGCATCTTTAAAAAGTTCAATCTTGAGATTCTAGATAAGAGAAATCTTCTTTTAGGTGGTCTTTTTAAGTCTTACCTTTTAAAGAAGTCTTAG
- a CDS encoding dihydrofolate reductase — protein MIVAKAQNNCIGKDNQLPWRLSGDLKNFKRITMGHHMLMGRKTFESIGKALPGRTSLVLSKTATFSDENLFTFDHIEKAIDFARERGESEFFIIGGAGVYASFFDLVDRLYLTDVHADVEGDAFFPKVDLSSWRLVQESFQVQDEKNSHPWTFKILEK, from the coding sequence ATGATTGTAGCGAAAGCTCAAAATAATTGTATTGGCAAAGATAACCAGCTCCCATGGCGACTTAGTGGTGATTTGAAAAATTTCAAACGAATCACAATGGGCCATCATATGCTGATGGGTAGAAAGACTTTTGAATCAATTGGAAAGGCCCTGCCTGGAAGAACGAGTTTAGTTCTCTCTAAAACGGCCACTTTTTCAGATGAAAATCTTTTTACTTTCGATCACATTGAAAAGGCCATCGACTTTGCCCGTGAGCGAGGAGAGAGCGAGTTTTTTATTATCGGTGGTGCTGGAGTTTATGCTTCTTTTTTTGATTTAGTCGATCGACTCTATTTAACTGATGTTCACGCTGATGTGGAAGGAGATGCCTTTTTCCCTAAAGTTGATCTTTCATCTTGGCGACTTGTCCAAGAGAGCTTTCAAGTGCAAGATGAGAAAAACTCCCATCCTTGGACATTTAAAATTTTAGAAAAATAA